ATTATTtccaaaagtaaattttagaacTCTGGAGTTGATATttcttcagcctttttttttccagttaccTTCTCTAATAAATCAATTTCAATCCATCAAAAAAGCTGAATTTGcttttacatatacatttaataaatgtcattttaatgaaCCTTTCAATTTTATGGTAATCTGTGGACATTGTAAAAGACAGTGGAAATCACTTCATGTTTCCAATACCCATTTATTCATTGTATCACTGTATCTTCAGTTACAAGGTATATTGCTGTTATCATTTGGGAGGGAATTTCgtatgaaattttattattttcaccaataatatttcatataatattttaaatattttaacattgttgtattatatttctatttccaaCCTTCCGGGTATTTTCTTTGCAATGTTGCAGAATTTTCTAAAActatagattttgttttattttattatctctcaTAACTTCCCAATATATTTCATTGCAACGGAAATGTGTGTATTTGATTTGTGGTATTTCACTGACAAAGATGACTACTCTTCCTAAAGCTTCATATCGTTTCATGTTCAGGGACTCAGGGGAGGTAGTAATGTTANNNNNNNNNNNNNNNNNNNNNNNNNNNNNNNNNNNNNNNNNNNNNNNNNNNNNNNNNNNNNNNNNNNNNNNNNNNNNNNNNNNNNNNNNNNNNNNNNNNNCTTTGAGTCAGTCATTCTCTTCCTAACTATTCTTTCATTAGAGTCTTAGGGATATCATTTACTCTGTGGTTAACAGCCCTGGGCATGTGTTTAAATCTTTTGAGATAGGGACACTTGGATGCATTAgacagttaagtgtttgacttcggctcaggttatgatcttacatctcatgagatcaaaccccacatctggctctgtgctgaatgctctaagcctggagcctgcttcagattcagtgtctccctctgtctccactcctccccatcctcacactctgtgtgtgtgtgtctctataaaaactaaataaataaataaaagattaaaaaatcaaacaaaacaaatcttttgAGATAATGCAGCATACAAAGGATAATTCCAAATGTTTAGAGTTTTCTTCAGACCCATGttttccaaaaccaaaagcaatcaAAATCCAATAAGTCGCAGATGGTACCCTCTGAAGGATCACCTTTTCAAGTTAAGTGTCTTCCTGCTCGTGATCTTATGTAACTGAACATCAGCTTCCCCAGAAGTGTTAAGTCAGGTGTGCCAAGAGCTGCTTGCCACAGTACAGTTACCTCCCTGCTCTGCTAGAAGATAATCAACAACTATTCTATCAAGAACAACTGCGTCCAGggccaccttggtggctcagttggttcagtatctgacttttgattttggctcaggtcatgatctgaagggcATAaaatccagccctgtgttgggctctgtgctctctggctctccccctgcctgtctcctgctctctcgcTCCCCCACCACCAAAAGAACAACTCTGGCCAGAAAGTATTAGGATGCTTGTCTGGCAGCTATTTTATCAGCACCATATTCTGTGATATCCTGAAGAGTTACGGAAACGGGGCCTCCTCATCACAGCATCATTTACATTTACCCTTAGCTGGAGGAGCAAATGATGTACTAAACAAAGCTAGTTTTGAATCAGGAATGTCATCTGGGAAGTCCCATTGGAATCTGTGGCTCAAGCCTGGACAAGTGACGTCCATAGGGGCCAGTACAATTTACCGCCTGGAGAGCACAAAGGTTGCTTTTATTCTGGTTATACTTGCCCTGCATTCATTTCTTTATCAAAGATTTGACACAAGTTTCCGTAGGTTTGAAGTTGTTACCCCAGGATGGGAAAATGGGCCAGAGTGTTTCTAGTATTATGAACACTTCAGAATTTTTTATGACAATGCATCCGTCTAAAGGTTATCTTATAGCAATGGCCTGACAGATATTAATGTTGACATTATCAGTCCAACCCAATACCTGAATAAAGGGgacaagaggaagaaggagaggagaaggaaacatTCCATGTTTAGGTAAAATATGAAGTCTTGATCTGGCATATTGGGAGTACATCCTTTATACTAACGTCAGCCATTTCTCGGACTTGTCAATTTGATTTGTAGGTTTCTAGTCTTTGCGCAGGAGCAGACATCAAGGCAAGCTTCCTTTAGCTGTGAAATGTGAGCACAAGTTTCTGGTCTCTGAAGTCTGGCGGCCCTTAGGGTCAGTATAGTCCTTTCCTAAAAGACTTACGGGCAGTCTTTGTTCTTAATCATTTCAAATCAAAAGGTTTGAAGTAAAGTAGAAATGTTAGTTTAGGCAGTGCTagccaaatatttgaagaactaGGAAAGTGATGTCCATAAGGGgcagcacattcttatcaataagaatgttTATGTCTGTGActaattgtttcatgtatttgggtgctcccaaaatcagcgcatagatgtttataattcttagctcttcctgatggagagactgtaattattatataatgtcttctttatcttttgttactgccttactttaaagtccagtttgtctgctaTNNNNNNNNNNNNNNNNNNNNNNNNNNNNNNNNNNNNNNNNNNNNNNNNNNNNNNNNNNNNNNNNNNNNNNNNNNNNNNNNNNNNNNNNNNNNNNNNNNNNttaaaatattcctaaaaccTACAATCTAGGCATCAGTATCTGTAATAAGTATACACAggaagaaaatgtcagaaaatttTCTGATGATGGTTCCATTGTGAATGGAAGCAACAAGCTTAGAATGTTGATCAGGTCCCACAGGAAAGAGAAGATAAGGGTGTGAAGATAAGTTGGTAACTGGAATATGTCTCAGTATGTTCcaaaattaattgtatttgatCCTGACCTTGGATGTATCTCTTGAACTTGATGTCATTCTGATACTTTATACGTAAGAAAATTGAGATGCAAAGATCCAAAGTGACTTTAACTAAATATGTATTCTTGAATAACTGGATTCCCTATCTCTTatcaatgtatgtatgtatgtaggtatgcATCCCTatcaatatatgtatgtatgaatgcaTCTATCTATCAATCAGTGTCTATATgcctatttatccatccatcatctacaTATATAAATGCATCCCCCCATGTtatctctcaaatattaaatattttgatgcaATGAATCTTAAATAAGGGTGGGTCAATTATTATCCACCAACActcataaaaacacacacactctgaaaaaggaaaaatactttaatgttGTAAATTAGGAATTCCATATAGGTGGTAGAAGTAAATAATGCATGTGAAAGCTCCTctgaaacatgaataaaattgttttagcAATAACTGTTCACTTACTTGACCATATCCTTCCTTGTCCTCAGATACACTGGCTTGGCTGCACTATGACCACACACATTATCTTATAAACATGTTCTCTAAAACCTCTAAATAAAATTCAGTCCCTGTCTCCGTTACCAATGCAGAAGTGTCCTTCCCTAAAGATTTTGCATATCATGGCACAACCATCTTATCTCCTTTGTAATTTATTGCATATGTCCATGCTCCACATAATGAGTGAAATCTTCCCAATGCTCTACAAAATGAAGTACCTATTACCACTTCTTGATGTCAATATGCATCAATATTACTGcagactttttttcttatgtttatatttGGAGTTGATAAGTAAATACTGGAAAAGCCTCAGGTGACTGATTCatacatttatagaaaatatgcTTTATACAACCATTTCTCATTATTAcaagataaacaaaatcacataGACAGATTGTGAGATATTCAAATCTGTGCAGTGACCTAGTGATGCAGTAGAGAAATAGGGAAGAGTGCCCTCCAGAAATTAGATATTATTGCATTTTTCCTGTACACATATCTTTATGCTCTGTAATCTCTTCACTTCTGATCAAAACTATTNNNNNNNNNNNNNNNNNNNNNNNNNNNNNNNNNNNNNNNNNNNNNNNNNNNNNNNNNNNNNNNNNNNNNNNNNNNNNNNNNNNNNNNNNNNNNNNNNNNNaattataaacatctatgcgctgatgttgggagcacccaaatacatgaaacaattagTCACAGACATAaacattcttattgataagaatgtgctgcCCCTTATGGACATCACTTTCCtagttcttcaaatatttggctAGCACTGCCTAAACTAACATTCTACTTTACATCAAACCTTTTGATTTGAAATGATTAAGAACAAAGACTGCCCGTAAGTCTTTTAGGAAAGGACTATACTGACCCTAAGGGCAGCCAAACTTCAGAGACCAGAAACTGGTGCTCACATTTCACGGATAAAGGAAGCTTGCCTTGATGTCTGCTCCTGCGCAAAGACTGAAAACCTACAAATCAAATTGACAAGTCCAAGAAATGGCTGACATTAGTATAAAGGATGTCCTCCCAATATGCCAGATCAAGACTTCATATTTTACCTAAACATGGAatgtttccttctcctctccttcttcctcttgtcCCCTTTATTCAGGTATTGGGTTGGACTGATAATGTCAACATTAATATCTGTCAGGCCATTGCATTAAGATAACCTTTAGACGGATGCACTGTCATAAAAAATTCTGAAGTGTTCATAATACTAGAAACACTCTGGCCCATTTTCCCATCCTGGGGTAACAACTTCAAACCTACGGAAACTTGTGTCAAATCTTTGGTAAAGAAATGAATGCAGGGCAAGTATAACCAGAATAAAGCAACCTTTGTGCTCTCCAGACCCTTAAATTGTATTGGCCCCTAATGATGTCACTTGTCCAGTCTTGAGCCACAGATTCCAATGGGACTTCCCAGATGACATTCCTGATTCAAAACTAGCTTTGTTCAGTACATCATTTGCTCCTCCAGCTAAGGGTAAATGTAAATGATGCTATGATGAGGAGGCCCCATTTCCATAACTCCAGGATATCACAGAATATGGTGCTAATAAAATAGCTGCTAGACAAGCATCCTTATACTTTCTGGCCAGAGTTGTTCTTTTGGTGGTGGGGGAGCgagagagcaggagatgggcagggggagagccagagagcacagggtccaacacagggctggatttTATgcccttcagatcatgacctgagccaaaatcaaaagtcagatactgaaccaactgagccaccaaggtggccCTGGACGCAGTTGTTCTTGATAGAATAGTTGTTGATTATCTTCTAGCAGAGCAGGGAGGTAACTGTACTGTGGCAAGCAGCTCTTGGCACACCTGACTTAACATTTCTGAAGAAGCTGATGTTCAGTTACATAAGATCATGAGCAGGAAGACACTTGGCTTGAAAAGGCGATCCTTCAGAGGGTACCATCTGTGACTTATTGGATTTtgattgcttttggttttggaaaaCATGGGTCTGAAGAAAACTCTAAACATTTGGAATTATCCTTGGTTTGCTACATTATCTcaaaagatttgttttgtttggtttttttatcttttatttatttagtttttatagagacacacacacacagagtgtgaggatGGGGAGgaatggagacagagggagacactgaatctgaagcaggctccaggcttagagcattcagcacagagccagatgtggggtttgatctcatgagatgtaagatcatgacctgagccgaagtcaaacacttaactgtcTAATGCATCCAAGTGTCCCTATCTCAAAAGATTTAAACACATGCCCAGGGCTGTTAACCACAGAGTAAATGATATCCCTAAGACTCTAATGAAAGAATAGTTAGGAAGAGAATGACTGACTCAAAGNNNNNNNNNNNNNNNNNNNNNNNNNNNNNNNNNNNNNNNNNNNNNNNNNNNNNNNNNNNNNNNNNNNNNNNNNNNNNNNNNNNNNNNNNNNNNNNNNNNNTAACATTACTACCTCCCCTGAGTCCCTGAACATGAAACGATATGAAGCTTTAGGAAGAGTAGTCATCTTTGTCAGTGAAATACCACAAATCAAATACACACATTTCCGTTGCAATGAAATATATTGGGAAGTTAtgagagataataaaataaaacaaagtctaTAGCTTTAGAAAATTCTGCAACATTGCAAAGAAAATTCCCGGaagattagaaatagaaatacaatacaacaatgttaaaatatttaaaatattatatgaaatattattggtgaaaataataaaatttcatacGAAATCCCCCCCAAATGATAACAGCAATTTACCTTGTAATTGAAGATACAATGATACAATGAATAAATGGGTATAGGAAACACGAAGTGACTTCCACTGTCTTTTACAATGTCCACAGATTACCAGAAAATTGAAAGGttcattaaaatgacatttattaaatgtatatgtaaaagCAAATTCAGCTTTCCTGATGGATTGAAATTGATTTATTAGAGAACttaactgggaaaaaaaagtctgaagaAACATCAACTCTAGAGTTCTGAAATTTACTTTTCGAAGTAATGTATCCAATGTTCAGTCAACTGATGTCACTGCCTATAAAAACTCCAAACACCTCCAGTAACATAAGCATAATGActcttctcaaattaaaaatcatcaaaaattaATTGCAACCTTGCATTTGCCACCAGTGACTAACAACACATTCAATTGTATGGATGGAAAAATGAAGTTCCTAAAAGcataatttttgataaaattaatctggaaaaaaaaatgaggcaaaaattatttccatgatGAAAACACAGATCAATGTATTactgtttattatatttaaaatagacaCAAAATACTGTTTGTCATATGTATTGGACTTTATAGATAAGAAgttaattttggagaaaaaatctttgtattttaCATAAAGGATGGCaccatttcttgttttataaacaagaagccccagggggacctgggtggctcaggtgattaagcatcctgctttggctcaggacatgatatctaggttcatgggttgagccctgctctgggctctgtgttgacagctaactgagaaccaggagcctgcttcagattctgtatctccctctctctctgaccctcccatgcttgctcgctctctctctctttctctctctctctctctctctctctctctctctctctcaaaaataaataaaacttaaaaacaacaagagGTTTCATATTTCAATTTTGCACTGTGCCCCATAAATCATGCAGGGTGTGACCTACCTCCTCTCTGCCAAACCTGGGAAAGTAATGAGCATTTATTCACTTCTGATGAACTTTGTTTGCAATTTACTTGAGCAGAAAGTCCACTTGAGCTGAGTGTTTTTATTAGATTAATAGTGGGACCTGTTTAGAAAAGTGATGATTAATATATAGAGTTGGTGTATAGAAGTTGACATTTCCCCAACCTATTTCAGTAAAACTTTGAAATGTagtgaatggaaaagaaaatatatgagacACCTGATCTAATATAAAGAGAGCAGTGGCTACTGAGTGTgtgataaatgtgtgtgtgggtgctgATGGAAATATCCTTGAAATTCCTGATTCCTAACAGCTGTACTCAACTCGTGATTCATTCAGGTTGCAACTAACCTCCAGATTTCTTTATCTCTTAAGGCACATCCAAGTCCTTATACTTGATCTTGCCATATACCTGAGATGAAATCCCTTTCCTAGGATTCACTTCCATAAAAGGAACATAAACTTGTAGTTTATTCAAAATGGTTTAGGTCTTAGAATCCCTGTTGAAGCCTCATCTAAATCTTTCTAAACCTGAAATAGCCTACAGTGAATAAAATTATTAACACACAGGTAAGTTATCAGtctacaatgaaaagaaaaagaagttttctgACTTATTAGGTGTAGACATTcaagaatcatttatttttctgaaatacataaatattttagaaaataaatttaaaatagtagAACCTTAATCTGAATAAGAACTTCAGTTAaacagtttccattttcatttccagGTGAAAAGGAACCATTTTTATTGAGAATATATTAGCAAAAAATGAGTGCATTTGAAATTCGTGAGGAAAAGTACCACAAATAATTAAAGAGAAGGCTtataattacatacatatttGAGAGACAATTTTGTCCTTCAGAAGTCAGACATGTGTGATTATCTTGTGATCCTAGTCATTGAGctccaataataaaataatatttataattactgtACACAGACTTATACCTACATCTTGGGTACACATGCAAAAAGCTTTGTCTACATTTTCAAAGAACAGATTATCTGAACCATTCTTCTCAGTGCCCCTATCACTTCCTTGTTTCTAAGGCTATAAATAATGGGATTGAGCATTGGGGTCAGGATGGTGTAGAAAACAGCCAGAATCTTGTCCTCTGTTGGAGATCTCAGAGATCTTGGGCGTAGATAAGTGTAAGCAAAGGGTGCATAGTATAAAGTCACCACAGTGAGGTGGGTGCTGCAGGTCGAATAagccttcttcctcccttctgttGAGTGCATGCGGCAGATGGCAAGGAGAACTCGGCCATAGGAACATGCAATGCCAATGAAAGGAAACACAAGGAGGAGGGTGGTGCTCACAAACACTGTGTACTCATAGACCCAAGTGTCCATGCAGGCCAGAGTCAGCATGGCCGGGACATCACAGAAGAAGTGGTTGATGGACCTGGATCGACAATAAGGGATATGGAAGGCATACACAGTGTGGGCACAGGAGTTGATGGAGCCCATTACCCAAGATCCTGTTatcatcaacacacacacatttttgctCATACGAATGGGATAGTGAAGAGGAAAGCAAATAGCCACATAGCGATCATAGGCCATAGAGGCCAACAGTAATCCTTCTGCACCTGCTAAAGCCATGAAGAAGAAACTCTGAGCACCACACCCAATGAGGGAGATAGACTTGTTTccagacacaaaattggaagccaTCTTGGGGACAATAGTGGACATGTAATTTAGGTCAATGAGAGAGAGCTGACTAAGTAAGAaatacatgggtgtgtggagATGGGTGTCTAGGAAGATGAGTAGAATCATGGACAAGTTGCCAAACAGAGCCATTAGAAAAATGTGaacaataagaataaaaaggaacaggCCAGTTCTTGTTGGTGGAAACAATCCCAATAAAATGAAATCCGTTGATGTTTGAGTATAATTTTCCATGTTCCTTGATGTAATTTTCCTGAAGGCAGATAGAAAAGTAAGGCAATTACAGAACGAGAAGCTTTTTTTAGTTGTGTAGTATTTAAAATCTTCCAATTCTTAAGTAAATAATTGAACGATtctatcttggaaaaaaaaacgaacaaattattttttgacCTAGGACTAAAATTTTAAGATGCAAGCATTAGTAGCCTAACCTTTTTCTAAGAATCTTTAATGCTATCATAGAAACATATATTCATTAATAATTGATTAGGATCCACAAGTATTGCGAAAATCAAATGTTTATTCAATATACCTGCacataaaatcaatgtaaatGCATACATTGTAtagttattttatgaaaaatatttatgattcacagaggatcatttttcttttatatctaagacttatatctatatctgtagCGACCTGCATACATTGTAtagttattttatgaaaaatatttatgattcacagaggatcatttttcttttatatctaagACTTATATCTGTATCTGTAGCGACCTATCAGCTTATGTTGAGGTACAACATCCTTTTCTTTAGTCCTCTTTGCACCGTATTATCAAATCAAACATCCTTGAAGTCCAGTAACACATTTTAGTTCATATATTCTGAAATCTTGAATGAATACTTGATGACAAGTCCATTTATCCAAAAtgattctcttcttcctccatcaCCAGTTTCTGAATGTATGGTTAAAGTAGACCCTTCCAGTAAATATCTGTATACCATATTCATAGTAGGCCCATAAATATGCTAGTTTCATAATAaccatattttataaacatttcttatatGTTGTATCAATGAGTATCAAAACTATTATCAATCACATTCCAGCATATGCTATAGTGAAGAGCAGGCTCATGTAGTATTCGTCACAAACCATAGCATTAGTTCATAAACAATAACAGCAGTAAGCTTTATTATCAATTTTactagaattaccatatgatacaACAATTCCCTTTCTGAGTGTAtgttaaagagaaatgaaatcagagTCCAGGATAGAGATTTGCATACCCATGGATATAGCAGTGTTATTCAGAATAACGAAAAAGTAGAAGCAACAAATGTGTCCCCTGAGTATAaataatggataaacaaaatatgggatccttcttaaaaggaagaaaatgctgcTATATGCTACAACAGAAAGTTTCCAGATTTTatgctatataaaatataacaataatatgAAGCCATATGCATCACTTAACATACAAGATACCCAGAGTAATCAAACTGATAGTGATGAAAGTggaaaggggattaagagtggctgagaagaaggaaaaatgagggaGTTaagtttaatgggtatagagtgaCACTGGGAACAATATAACATTCCAGGATAATGATGGTAATGGTAATTCAATAATATGAATTTAGTTAATGTCATTGGATTATACACTTAAAAGAAGGtggtaaattatatatataatatatatattatatatatattatatatatatatatgtagttacaccaattaaaaaattcagaaatagaatATAAGTGTGCCTGAAATTATTCCATGTTTGGAACCTACAGCAGGGATCTGAATATACGCAGTGCAATTGAACTTTGAATAATGTGTGGCctcagaaaaattgaaaatgaaaaagtggAAGAGCAAATTTTTCCATAAATGCCATTTGGAATCAATGTATCACATATTATACCATTTTCCATAGGATACCATTTATGTTAGTAGTTTAATTATcgacaagaaaaatatatttcaaattaccAATAAAATTATGATCTCGCTTACCACATGCATTTTATATAAAACTGTGATGAATTTACAATCAGGTAATTAGTATTAGTCCACTGAAAAGGTGTAAATAATCAGCACAGAATACAAATAATTAATGTCACATCATATCATGTATTTGATGCCATGTCTCACAACAGGCAGATGAACAACATTATTGTTTAGGGATGAGCAATTTTGATTACCCATGGAGCACTCTTCTAATATCCTGTCATGGGGCATCATTTAAAGGACTCCTGAATCTGACAGTGAAACGTATTCAACTGCTGAACATCagcctcaaaaattaaaaggtcTCAAGTAAAGAGAACAATCTTTCTtaggtaaaaaataaatccagtaacttatttttattcccttcGTGCTGCTTTTATCCATTGGAAATACAATAAATAGTCTATATTTAGCTTATTTACAAGAAATTCTCCATCTCTTTGACtcttaaaatattccaaaaaccTACAATCTAGGCATCAGCATTTGCAATAAGTatacacaggaagaaaaagacagaaaccatTCTGATGATGGTTCCATTGTGAACGGAAGCAACAAGCTTAGAATGTTGATCAGGTCCCACAGGAAAGAGAAGATAATAACGTGAAGATAAGTTGGTAACTGGAATGTGTCTGAGTATGTTCcaaaattaattgtatttgatCCTGACCTTGGATGTATCTCTTGAACTTGATGTCATTCTGATATTTTATACATGACAAAATTGAGATGCAAAGATTCAAAGTGACTTTAACTAAATACGTACACTTGAATAATTGGATTCCCTATCTCTTatcaatgtatgtatgtatgtatgtatgtatgcatgcatctatctatcaatcagtgtctatatgtctatttatccatccatcatctacaTATATAAATGCATCCCCCCATATtatctctcaaatattaaatattttgatgcaATGAATGTTAAATAAGGGTGGGTCAATTATTATCCACCAGCATTCATACAAACACActcacagaaaaaggaagaatatgtTAATGTTGTTAAATTAGGAATTCCATATAGGTGGTAGAAGTAAATAATGCATGTGAAAACTCCTttgaaacatgaataaaattgttttagcAATAACTGTTCACTTACTTGACCATATCCTTCCTTGTCCTCAGATACACTGGCTTGGCTGCACTATGACCACACACATTATCTTATAAACATGTTCTCTAAAACCTCTAAATAAAATTCAGTCCCTGTCTCCGTTACCAATGCAGAAGTGTCCTTCCCTAAAGATTTTGTAATCATGGCACAACCATCTTATCTCCTTTGTAATTTATTGTATATGTCCATGCTCCACATAATGAGTGAAATCTTCCCAATGCTCTACAAAATGAAGTACCTATTACCATCTCTTGATGTCAATATGCATCAATATTACTGCAGAcctgttttcttatgtttatatttGGAGTTGAAAAGTAAATACTGGAAAAGCCTCAGGTGACTGATTCatacatttatagaaaatacGCTTTTTAAAACCATCTCTCATTATTAAAAGATAATCAAAATCACAGAGGTAGATTGTGAGTTATTCAAATCTGCACAGTGACCTAGTGATGGAGTTGAGTAATAGGAAGAGTGCCCTccagaaattaaatattattgCATTTCCCCTGAACACATATCTTTATGCTCTATAATCTCTTCACTTCTGATCAAAACTATTCTCGAAGAAAACTCCTTTTTATCACACAATAAGGCTGATCATTTAAAGAGAAACAGGAAGGGTATGGGTTTGACTAAGAAAGCTCCGTAATTTGGCATTGCTGGAAGTTATAAGAAATCATATTAAATTCTTAAGAGCCTATAAAGCAGAAGACACTCTCCACCAAGCTTCACAGAAATGTgaattactttctcttttctcaagattgctgTAATACCCTTAAATGTTGTATCTTCCCCAAA
This region of Suricata suricatta isolate VVHF042 chromosome 6, meerkat_22Aug2017_6uvM2_HiC, whole genome shotgun sequence genomic DNA includes:
- the LOC115294376 gene encoding olfactory receptor 2L3; translation: MENYTQTSTDFILLGLFPPTRTGLFLFILIVHIFLMALFGNLSMILLIFLDTHLHTPMYFLLSQLSLIDLNYMSTIVPKMASNFVSGNKSISLIGCGAQSFFFMALAGAEGLLLASMAYDRYVAICFPLHYPIRMSKNVCVLMITGSWVMGSINSCAHTVYAFHIPYCRSRSINHFFCDVPAMLTLACMDTWVYEYTVFVSTTLLLVFPFIGIACSYGRVLLAICRMHSTEGRKKAYSTCSTHLTVVTLYYAPFAYTYLRPRSLRSPTEDKILAVFYTILTPMLNPIIYSLRNKEVIGALRRMVQIICSLKM